One genomic region from Candidatus Saccharibacteria bacterium encodes:
- a CDS encoding MGMT family protein — protein MSDFREKVLDIVRDIKPGQTLSYQDVARLAGSPKAYRAVGSIMRANFDPNIPCHRVIRSSGQVGQYNRSGGSDAKRQRLIGEGYSDLKSEDK, from the coding sequence ATGTCTGATTTTAGAGAGAAAGTATTGGATATTGTCAGAGATATCAAGCCAGGCCAGACTTTGAGTTATCAGGATGTTGCTAGATTGGCCGGCAGTCCAAAGGCCTATCGGGCAGTTGGTAGTATAATGCGAGCAAATTTTGATCCAAATATTCCTTGCCACCGGGTGATTAGGAGTAGTGGTCAGGTTGGGCAATACAATCGCTCCGGAGGTTCAGATGCCAAGCGACAAAGATTGATTGGTGAAGGCTATAGCGATCTCAAGAGTGAGGACAAATAA
- the glmS gene encoding glutamine--fructose-6-phosphate transaminase (isomerizing), with product MCGIIGLVSSQSSSKNLEALVTGLRRMEYRGYDSVGVAYVKGGQIKTVRSKGKISELETRLGQSFDPISLGIGHTRWATHGDPSEINAHPHTAGKISIVHNGIIENYQELKQELIELGCEFSSETDSEVVAQLVNHYYQELSFIEAVKQTLTRLKGAYGLAIITEDRPDQLIVARQASPLLIGLSDQATYIASDPMAIINYTDRIIYLEDGEYAILGAGSYQVYDFDHNLRDVTPETIELNPGQIQKSGYDHFLIKEIMEQPEAVINALRGRLDKKNFSSHLGGLNLPDNYLREVDRILIVACGTAYYAGLLGKYLLEKMLNIPVDVEMASEFRYRDPATSKNTLGVVYSQSGETADSLASLREMKRRGMLTLGIINTAGSTIAREVDGGIYLHAGPEISVASTKAFSSMSIATILLGLEIGRYRKLSIERSMEVIQALGSLANDIEEVLRLDQDIKFISSKIAKFQHMMYLGRDSLYPIAIEGSHKLKEVSYIQAEAYPAGEMKHGANALLGEDLLVVFFLSSNFLYDKAKSNLAEIKARTSNILVITDSDEHDLSLGTMDVIRVKRVSDWTQGLLFNVVSQLIAYHVAVKLDRDVDQPRNLAKSVTVE from the coding sequence ATGTGTGGAATTATTGGATTAGTCTCTAGTCAGTCTAGTTCAAAGAATCTGGAAGCTTTAGTAACAGGACTGAGACGGATGGAATACAGGGGATATGATTCAGTCGGAGTTGCTTATGTCAAAGGTGGCCAGATTAAGACTGTTAGATCAAAAGGTAAGATATCCGAGCTTGAGACAAGATTGGGTCAGTCTTTTGATCCCATTAGTCTAGGAATAGGGCATACGCGTTGGGCTACTCATGGCGATCCTAGTGAAATCAATGCTCATCCTCACACGGCAGGTAAGATATCAATAGTTCATAATGGGATTATTGAAAATTACCAAGAGCTCAAACAAGAATTGATTGAGCTCGGTTGTGAGTTTAGTTCTGAAACTGATAGCGAAGTAGTGGCACAATTAGTCAATCATTATTATCAAGAACTTAGTTTTATAGAAGCAGTCAAGCAGACACTTACTAGATTAAAGGGCGCTTATGGTCTTGCGATCATTACTGAGGATCGACCCGATCAGTTGATTGTAGCTAGGCAGGCTAGTCCATTGCTGATAGGTTTGTCAGATCAGGCTACTTATATCGCGAGTGATCCAATGGCAATTATCAACTATACTGATCGAATAATCTACCTTGAAGATGGAGAATATGCAATACTAGGGGCTGGCAGTTATCAAGTATATGATTTTGATCATAACCTTCGCGATGTTACTCCAGAGACTATTGAACTCAATCCTGGTCAGATCCAGAAATCTGGCTATGATCATTTCCTAATCAAAGAGATTATGGAGCAACCAGAGGCTGTAATAAATGCCTTGAGGGGTAGATTGGACAAGAAAAACTTTAGCTCACATCTAGGTGGGTTAAATCTTCCCGATAACTATCTCAGGGAAGTGGATAGAATCCTGATTGTAGCTTGTGGGACTGCCTATTATGCCGGATTGCTTGGTAAATACTTGCTTGAAAAAATGCTCAATATACCAGTAGATGTTGAAATGGCTTCAGAATTTCGTTATCGTGATCCAGCTACTAGCAAAAATACGCTTGGGGTGGTTTATTCCCAGTCTGGTGAGACTGCCGATAGCTTGGCATCACTCCGTGAAATGAAGCGTAGAGGCATGCTGACCCTAGGCATTATTAACACTGCTGGTTCGACAATTGCTAGAGAAGTCGATGGAGGGATTTATTTGCATGCAGGACCTGAGATATCAGTAGCTTCTACCAAGGCCTTTAGCTCAATGTCTATTGCTACAATTTTGCTTGGTCTAGAGATAGGTAGATATCGCAAGCTTTCGATTGAACGTTCTATGGAAGTAATCCAAGCCTTAGGTAGTTTGGCGAACGATATCGAGGAAGTGCTAAGATTAGATCAGGATATCAAGTTTATTTCTAGTAAGATTGCCAAATTCCAACATATGATGTATCTCGGTCGTGATAGCCTATACCCAATCGCGATAGAGGGTTCGCATAAACTCAAAGAGGTTAGTTATATCCAAGCGGAGGCTTATCCAGCAGGAGAGATGAAACATGGGGCTAATGCTTTACTGGGAGAAGATTTATTGGTTGTGTTCTTTTTATCTAGTAATTTTCTTTATGACAAGGCAAAGTCCAATCTGGCCGAAATCAAGGCGAGAACTAGTAATATTCTGGTCATTACTGATAGCGACGAGCATGACTTATCACTGGGGACAATGGATGTTATTAGGGTCAAGCGGGTTAGTGATTGGACACAAGGATTACTTTTTAATGTTGTATCCCAGCTAATCGCTTATCATGTGGCTGTAAAGTTAGATAGGGATGTAGATCAGCCACGTAATTTGGCAAAATCAGTTACTGTGGAATAG
- the nadD gene encoding nicotinate (nicotinamide) nucleotide adenylyltransferase — MVSAIYGGTFDPIHLGHYGIIQYLVNQGYQQVIVMPTGLPLHKDHQVTDAEHRLAMLKLALSNLSSKLIISTLEINRPGATDTIDTIYQVLSDSPDSQLVFCLGSDSFMSLRSWPEWRELIRLIRFEVFIRGNDSRIVEKIGHFSQLLYARYNVKPGTIQYNIADLKLPNISSTDIRGNLKELGQKYLDPRVLEYIKENQLYV; from the coding sequence ATGGTATCAGCAATATATGGAGGTACTTTTGATCCAATCCATCTGGGACATTATGGGATAATTCAATATCTAGTCAATCAAGGATATCAGCAGGTAATTGTGATGCCGACAGGTTTGCCACTACACAAAGATCATCAAGTGACTGATGCAGAGCATCGGTTGGCAATGCTCAAATTGGCTTTGTCGAACCTAAGTAGTAAATTAATAATCTCTACTTTGGAGATAAATCGTCCAGGTGCCACTGATACTATAGATACTATCTATCAAGTACTAAGTGATAGCCCGGACTCCCAGTTGGTTTTTTGTCTAGGATCAGATAGCTTCATGAGCTTAAGAAGTTGGCCAGAATGGCGAGAACTAATTCGCCTGATAAGATTTGAGGTGTTTATCCGAGGGAATGATTCACGGATTGTAGAGAAGATTGGGCATTTCTCTCAACTACTTTATGCCAGATATAATGTCAAACCAGGTACTATCCAATACAATATTGCTGACCTAAAATTGCCCAATATATCATCTACGGATATCAGGGGCAATTTAAAAGAGTTAGGTCAGAAATATTTGGATCCCAGGGTATTAGAGTACATCAAAGAGAATCAATTGTATGTCTGA